The Dehalobacter sp. DCM sequence TGATGGCTGGGGTAGATGGATTCGAACCACCGATGTCGGAGTCAGAGTCCGATGCCTTACCGCTTGGCGATACCCCATCGTCGGAACAGTCATGCTTCACTTTATATATTCTAACGAGAAATTCTGTTTTGTCAATGCTTTCACAACATAAAATAGTATCTCTGCGTTTTCCAGAATCAATACCCGGGAAATAATAGAAATTAAAAAATGACCGTTGCATCTATTTCATGAAACGGCCATCTTATTTCTCAATAGAATATAACATTGCATCGCCTGCCTTACTCGTTGCAGCTATTTCATCGGGCATTGGAAGTTTTTACAGAAGGAATTGAACCCAAAAAGATAGAGGGCCGCTTTTTCGATGCGCATATTTTGCCATTGCGTCGTATCAATTTTTTCTCCAAAACGATTCTCTGCAATTCCATTAAGTTTGATCCATCCCGCCGTGCCTTCACTTAGTCGCAGCACCCATTCACCTTCGGTACTGCCTATTTCGATCCGCAAATTACAGCGAGCATGGAATATTTCAATCAGCTTAACAAAAAGACTGAATAAGTAGTCATTCGCATGCACAGCTTCCTCAGAACGGATCATTAAGTCATTGCAAATATCTTCGACCAATACAGATATACCTTTGGCTGGATTATACCGATGGTAAAAGGTCGTCGAGAGCGATCCATAATTGATAATGCCTGCGCTATAATCAATGGAGAGAGGGTTTTCTAATTCCTCGCAGGTTAAAACAAGATGATCCCGGGAAATCTGCCAATTGCCCTTAAGCCTCTTTAATAACAAATCAGCGATTTGAAATGACAATATATAGGTAGAAATCTGCTTTTCGTCCCTGAATGTACATCCTGTGCAATCACAGTCCTTATCCTGATTATACGCTATAGATGATATCCTCATCATAAAAACCACTCCTTAGTTTCATTATTTAGAACGCAATTTTATTATTACTGTATTTTTGCAGGTTTTGTTTTATTCTTTAAAACTTTGTTCCATTATTATTTTAAAAAAATTTAATTTGTATCATTATATGAAACATCGTTTTATTTATTGACTAAAAAATGTATTCTGAATTTTTAAATTATATCTGTTTCTCCTGGTTGCAAACCCGCAGATCGAAAATTCAGAATATTTCATGTTCGGGGTATATTATATTATGTACTTATTTCTTTTTCGAGTCAAGTACCTTTACGCGACGAATTCAAATACTTTATTTCACAACTTTATTCACCGACTTCGGATATTCATCGGCATTAAACACTAACGATTTACGCATAAGGACTGGCTGGTTTGTTATACCCTAAACGGGAAGATATACTTTGCCCCGCGCGTTTAATTTCCAATCCGATCCGTTCCAACCCTTTCTCTTTCATCCGGTTGATTGGACCGGAAACACTGATTGCGCCTATCGGTCTGCCAGTATAATCAAAAATGGCTGTTCCAATATTAATAACCCCAAAATCATTCTCTTCAGCAGCTATGGCAATGCCGGTCTTTCTAATTTCGCCAAGCTGGGCGATCAATAAATCGGGGTCGGTCAGCGTAGCCTGGGTAAATCGTGGCATCCCTTTGAGTTTTAGAAGGTAACGTACTTCTTCCTCCGGCAATGCCGAAAGAATGGCCTTGCCAACGGCTGTACTGTGCATATACCCTCTGCTCCCCTCTTTGGAATGCATTCCAATAAGTTGGGAACTTTCCTTATGGTCAATAAACACAACCTCGCCATTATCGTGAAGAACTAAGTGCACCACTTCATCAAAGGATTTCGCTAGGCTAAGCAAATAGCTTTCGGCCACACGACGTATTTCCAGCTTTTGAATATAGACGATACCCAAATCTACTACCTTTATTCCGAGATGATAGTGTTCTGTGTCCTTCTCCTTTTCAACATACCCCCGAAGGCAGAGTGTCTGAAGGATACGATGAACGGTACTTTTATGAAGACCAACCCGGTTACCAATCTCTGTAACCCCAAGGGATTTTTCGGAGCTTGCCAATACCTCCAGTATATCCAGAGCTCTATCCACGGTCTGAACATGTCCTTCGATCAAGCCGTTATACCTCCATTTCCATCGTTCTTCATTAATACCAATATTATTATCCGTTAAAACTTAGGCTAATACAATAAGTATATGTTTAAAGATAAATTTCACAAAAAAACTTTTCATTTTTAGGAAAATTGTGCCAGTTTATCCATTTATACGTTATAATACTTTTAGAGAATAAAATAGACGTATCTATTAGGAGGTTGCACTCATGACGACGTCAACAATCAAATTAAAATCACTGCTGGTCAGCTTATGTTTACTTATGTATACCTTTGTAGCTCCCCTCGCTTCTGAGGCTGCGGTATCACTCTCGGCTCCTGCAAACGTAACCGCTTCAGTCCTGAGCCCGACTGAGATCATTCTGACCTGGAATACCGTAACCGGAGCGGATACCTACTCCATCTATCGGGCCACATCATATTCCGGCAGTTATTCCGCGGTAGTGTCCACGTCTTCGCTGTACTATAAAGACACAGGATTAACACCAAGTCAGACCTATTACTATAAAATCATCGCGTCAAATACATCCGACTCCAGTAATTACTCATCGGCTGTCTATGCAACGACATTTGCCGGTTTTACCAACGTCTCCGCAGTTTCAGCCAGTCTGGGACAAATTTACCTGTCATGGTATGCTGTCAGCGATGCCTCTTCCTATGCGATTTACCGTTCGAGTACATATTCAGGGAATTATACGGAAATAGGTACTACTGCGTATAGCAACTTTACCGACAGTGGTTTGTCTTCCGGGAGTACCTATTATTATAAAATCTATACTGTGGGAGGTGCTTCTTCGGGTGTATCTTCCTCTATTGTCTATGCAACAGCAGGCAGCAGCACGGTGTCAGGACCAACACCGACACGTCTGTCCGGAGGCGACCGTTATGATACCTCCGCGCTCATTTCTCAACATGGCTGGACTTCCTCCACCTACGCTGTCGTTACCAGCGGTGAAAATTATCCTGATGCGTTGTGCAGTTCACCGTTAGCCGCCAAATACAACGCGCCGATTTTGCTTACGAACCGAAATTATTTAAACTCAAAGACACGCTCCGAGCTCTCCCGTCTGCGCGTCTCTTATGTTTTTCTTATCGGCGGGACCTCTGCAATAACTACGGGTGTCGAGCAGGAAATCCGAAATATGGGGATATCGGTATCTCGGATAGCAGGAGTCAACCGCTATGATACTTCCGCCAAAATTGCCCTGAATCTGGGGGGCTATAATCAGGCCGTTATCGCCACAGGCGAGAATTTCCCGGATGCGTTATCGATAGCCCCTATCGCCGCCAAGAAAGCTATCCCGATCCTTCTCGTTTCCAGATATGATTTGCCGGATGCAATTAAATCGGCTTTAAACAGCACTTACAGCACGTATGTCATCGGGGACACGACGGTCATCGGTACCAATGTCTTTAGCCAATTACCTTCAGCCAAGCGCCTTAGCGGAACAAATCGCTATGAGACCAACCTGAAGGTTGTCAAAGAGTTTTCCGGCGAACTAAATTTTTCTTCCACGTATGTGGCGACGGGGCAGACTTTCCCGGATGCCCTGGCCGGTTCTGCTCTGGCTGCCAAGACCCAATCCCCGATCCTCCTTGTGGGCAGTCAGCTCAGCACATCGACCGCCTCTTACTTAAGTGATAACAAGAGCAAAATCAGCAAGATCGTGACCCTAGGCAGTACTGGTGCTGTATCCGCTTCCGTCCAAAATGCAATCATGAGCTCATTTATTTCAGCACCTTCAAGCCCAGCCAACCTTACTGCCAAAGCGATCAGTACCAATCAAATTGCTTTATCCTGGCCTTCTTCCAGCGGTGCTTCATCTTATGCGGTCTATCGCTCGACATCGTATAACGGGGCTTACACGCAGATTGCTACCGCCGCGTCTACGGCGTATGTAAACAGCGGTCTATCTGCAAATACGACGTATTACTATCGCGTGAAAGCTGTCAACAGCACCGGCGCCAGTATATATTCATCCACTGCCAGTGCCAAGACCACAATCACGGTACCGAACGCTCCCACCAATCTTAAAGCTGTTCCGGTCAGCTCCAGCCAGATAACCTTATTCTGGTCTCCGTCAAGCAACACGACTTCGTATTTAATATACCGCGCAACATCCAGCACCGGTTCCTATACGCTGGTGGCGTCAGAAACACTGACCACATATACCAATAGCAGCCTTTCAGCGAATACGCCCTATTATTATAAGATTCAGGCTGTCAACAGCGCCGGGTATAGCAGCTATTCCACTGTTGCCAGCGCCACCACGTTAGCGGCTACCCCTTCCGCCCCGTCTAACCTGACAGCCACAGCCTCATCCACCGTTTCCACCCAGATCGGATTATCGTGGTCCGCCGTCAGTGGTGCAACGTCTTATTCCGTTTATCGCGCCACGTCAATCAATGGCACGTATAACCTGGTTACCACAACGACAGCAACCGCCTACACCGATACAGGACTTACCGCCAATACTACGTATTACTATAAATTGAAAGCGACGAACAGTGCCGGCAGCAGCGGCTATTCCAATACCGCCAGCGCGACGACCATCGCATCCACCAAGCCAAATGCGCCAACGGATCTCACCGCCTCAGCAATCAGTACAACTCAAATCCAGCTCGACTGGACTGCCTCAACGGGTGCCGCGACGTATACCGTCTATCGTTCAGATTCGTTAAATGGAACGTACACCGCGATAACAACCGTTGCTGCAACGACCTACACCAATACCGGACTGACTCCCACCACAAAATACTACTATAAATTGATTGCCACAAACACTGCCGGCAGCAGCGGCTACTCCGCTGCAGCTGACGCAACGACACTTACAACGAATACAGCTCCGACAGCCCCCACGAATCTAGAGGCTTCAGCCTCGAGCGCTACACAGATCAGCTTATCCTGGTCCGCTGCGACCGGCGCAAGCACCTATACCGTATACAGATCAAGTTCTGAGCCGGGCAGCTATACAGCGGTTACGACCCTCTCCGGTACAGTGTATACCGACAGTTCACTGACCCCAAGCACAACCTATTATTACAAGGTACTGGCGACAAATGCCTTTGGTAACGGGCCATTCACGAATCCCGTTTCCGCCACCACATTGCCTTCGGCCCCTGCTGCTCCCACTGATTTACAAGCGACAGCCGATAGTTCGAGTCAAATCAGTCTGACCTGGACACCGGTTGCCGGCGCAACTTCCTACACCATTTACCGTTCATCCTCTTCCGAAGGGACATATACGCCCATTGCTCCGCCAGTCCCTGCCGGACCTTACGCGGATACCGGTTTAACGGCAAATACCACCTACTATTATAAAGTCAGTGCCAATAACGCGGGTGGATCCAGCAATTTATCTGCCACGGCTAATGCTACGACCGCTCCCTGAGCCATATGGTCTGATCTGGTCTCATATCGAACAGTTAGTGCGGTAATATTTTAGGTATAACAAAAGCCGTTACACATGGATTCTATAACTCATGATATGCTCCCTTCTAGGTAGACAAGTGAAATAATAAAAACTTGTTGCTTAGAGGGGAGTATATTTTATGTCAAAGAGAAAGATATCTGGCAACGAGAAGTTAACTGCTGTATTACGGTATCTAGATGGAAAAACTAGCCAAAATCAGATTGCCCGTGATCTTAATGTAAGTTTAGCATCTGTTCAACAATGGATTTTTAATTATGAGTCCATGGGAGCCGATGTTTTCTTAATGAAAGGAACTAAAAAATACACAAAAGTACTTAAGATACAAGCTGTTGAAGATTATTTAGCTGGTTTGGGCTCTCAAACTGATATTTGTAAAAAGTATGGAATTCGATCAAAAGGTAAGTTACAACGCTGGATAAAACAGTATAATGGTCATGAAGAACTAAGGTCTTCTGGAACAGGAGGAAGTACCATCATGACCAAAGGAAGAAAAACCACTTTCGATGAACGCGTTGAAATCGTGCGGTATTGCATTGCACATGATCATAATTACGCAGAAACATCTGAAAAACATCAAGTATCCTATCAGCAGGTGCGTAACTATACTGTTAAATATGAAGTCTATGGGGTTGAAGCATTAAGAGACAATCGGGGGAAGCGAAAGTCTCAGGATAAGATGAGTGAATTAGAAAAGCTGAGAGCTGAAAATAAGATTTTAAGAGCAGAAAAAGAACAGGCCGAAATGGAGGCATCTTTCTTAAAAAAACTCGAGGGGATAGAGAGGAGGCGGGACTAAGCCTGGTTCGCCATGAATTTATATATCAGGCTATAAAAGAAGAAAACCAAGAACATAATTATCCGATCAGCACCCTATGTAAGTTTGGAAAGGTATCACGAGCAGCATATTATAAGTGGCTGCATAGAGAAATACCTGAAAGCGAAGCAGAAAATCTTCGTATCGCTGATGAGATTGAAAGAATTCATGAGGAAAGCCCAGATAAAGGGTATAGAAGAATCAAGGATGATCTTGAGCGGTATCATAATATAAAAGCGAATGACAAGCGAGTTTTACGCATTTGTCGTAAGTTAGATATAAAATCCACCATTAAGTATTCAAACAATGGGTGTACACGACAGGCAGCCAATCCACAGTATATAGCAGAAAACATACTAAATAGAGAATTCACCTCTGGAGCTCCAAATGAAAAATGGCTTACAGATGTAACAGAATTCAAGTATTACGTTGGAATAATAAAGCACAAACTATATCTTAGTGCAATATTAGATTTATACGATAGACGAATAGTTTCATATATTATACGTGATTCTAATAATAACGCGCTGGTATTCGATACATTTGATGCTGCCATTGAAGCTAATCCGGACGCACATCCAATCTTTCATAGTGACAGGGGATTCCAATATACGAACAGAGCATTTCATGCGAAGCTTGAAGCAGCTGGAATGACCCAAAGTATGTCAAGAATAGCCAAATGTATTGATAATGGCCCAATGGAAGGCTTTTGGGGGATTATTAAACGAGAACGCTATTACGGAAAAAGATTTACCAGCAGAGACTCTGTAGTAGAAATGATTGAGGAATATATCGATTACTATAACAACAAACGATTACAGAGGAATCTTGGTGTATTAACACCTTTGGAGAAACACGAAAGTTATTTACAAGCAGCATAAAACTGCCAGCAGGTTATACCTACTGGCAGCAGAGTTTTATTTTTTTAATTGTCTACTTGACGGGGAGCGGTTCATCATGTGTAACGGCTTTATCTTTTGCCAATAATTAAGCTGTCACTTCAATCATAATGGAACGATTAAATGTCTCGAGGGCATCATAGAAAGCTTGAATATTGTCTTGCGGGCTGCCTAAGGGCACGTCACAGCCTGTTGACAGGACAAAATTCTTATAGATAGCTGCTTTCCACAGTAGCTCTTCTGTCGCTTTTTTAACATCATCCGTACTGCCGAATCGCATCACCTTCACTGGATCGATATTTCCCATGGCAAGTCTCCCCCAGGGTACTTGCGGCATTATTTTCATCATGTCGACGGCATTGCCGAAATGCAATCCCATGGCTCCGGTCGATACCATTGACGCTACCAATTTTTCTGCATTACCGCAGTTATGGAGAATAACCATGAAATAATCATCCTGGATCGCGTCGACGATCTCTTTGACATAGTTGGACGAAAACTCTTGGCACAGTCCGGGCGAAAGCAAACCGGCGGCCGGCTCAGCAATAATAATCCCGTTAGCACCTGCGACTTT is a genomic window containing:
- a CDS encoding IclR family transcriptional regulator → MIEGHVQTVDRALDILEVLASSEKSLGVTEIGNRVGLHKSTVHRILQTLCLRGYVEKEKDTEHYHLGIKVVDLGIVYIQKLEIRRVAESYLLSLAKSFDEVVHLVLHDNGEVVFIDHKESSQLIGMHSKEGSRGYMHSTAVGKAILSALPEEEVRYLLKLKGMPRFTQATLTDPDLLIAQLGEIRKTGIAIAAEENDFGVINIGTAIFDYTGRPIGAISVSGPINRMKEKGLERIGLEIKRAGQSISSRLGYNKPASPYA
- a CDS encoding cell wall-binding repeat-containing protein; this encodes MTTSTIKLKSLLVSLCLLMYTFVAPLASEAAVSLSAPANVTASVLSPTEIILTWNTVTGADTYSIYRATSYSGSYSAVVSTSSLYYKDTGLTPSQTYYYKIIASNTSDSSNYSSAVYATTFAGFTNVSAVSASLGQIYLSWYAVSDASSYAIYRSSTYSGNYTEIGTTAYSNFTDSGLSSGSTYYYKIYTVGGASSGVSSSIVYATAGSSTVSGPTPTRLSGGDRYDTSALISQHGWTSSTYAVVTSGENYPDALCSSPLAAKYNAPILLTNRNYLNSKTRSELSRLRVSYVFLIGGTSAITTGVEQEIRNMGISVSRIAGVNRYDTSAKIALNLGGYNQAVIATGENFPDALSIAPIAAKKAIPILLVSRYDLPDAIKSALNSTYSTYVIGDTTVIGTNVFSQLPSAKRLSGTNRYETNLKVVKEFSGELNFSSTYVATGQTFPDALAGSALAAKTQSPILLVGSQLSTSTASYLSDNKSKISKIVTLGSTGAVSASVQNAIMSSFISAPSSPANLTAKAISTNQIALSWPSSSGASSYAVYRSTSYNGAYTQIATAASTAYVNSGLSANTTYYYRVKAVNSTGASIYSSTASAKTTITVPNAPTNLKAVPVSSSQITLFWSPSSNTTSYLIYRATSSTGSYTLVASETLTTYTNSSLSANTPYYYKIQAVNSAGYSSYSTVASATTLAATPSAPSNLTATASSTVSTQIGLSWSAVSGATSYSVYRATSINGTYNLVTTTTATAYTDTGLTANTTYYYKLKATNSAGSSGYSNTASATTIASTKPNAPTDLTASAISTTQIQLDWTASTGAATYTVYRSDSLNGTYTAITTVAATTYTNTGLTPTTKYYYKLIATNTAGSSGYSAAADATTLTTNTAPTAPTNLEASASSATQISLSWSAATGASTYTVYRSSSEPGSYTAVTTLSGTVYTDSSLTPSTTYYYKVLATNAFGNGPFTNPVSATTLPSAPAAPTDLQATADSSSQISLTWTPVAGATSYTIYRSSSSEGTYTPIAPPVPAGPYADTGLTANTTYYYKVSANNAGGSSNLSATANATTAP
- a CDS encoding helix-turn-helix domain-containing protein; its protein translation is MSKRKISGNEKLTAVLRYLDGKTSQNQIARDLNVSLASVQQWIFNYESMGADVFLMKGTKKYTKVLKIQAVEDYLAGLGSQTDICKKYGIRSKGKLQRWIKQYNGHEELRSSGTGGSTIMTKGRKTTFDERVEIVRYCIAHDHNYAETSEKHQVSYQQVRNYTVKYEVYGVEALRDNRGKRKSQDKMSELEKLRAENKILRAEKEQAEMEASFLKKLEGIERRRD
- a CDS encoding IS3 family transposase; the encoded protein is MYQAIKEENQEHNYPISTLCKFGKVSRAAYYKWLHREIPESEAENLRIADEIERIHEESPDKGYRRIKDDLERYHNIKANDKRVLRICRKLDIKSTIKYSNNGCTRQAANPQYIAENILNREFTSGAPNEKWLTDVTEFKYYVGIIKHKLYLSAILDLYDRRIVSYIIRDSNNNALVFDTFDAAIEANPDAHPIFHSDRGFQYTNRAFHAKLEAAGMTQSMSRIAKCIDNGPMEGFWGIIKRERYYGKRFTSRDSVVEMIEEYIDYYNNKRLQRNLGVLTPLEKHESYLQAA